From the genome of Vitis riparia cultivar Riparia Gloire de Montpellier isolate 1030 chromosome 2, EGFV_Vit.rip_1.0, whole genome shotgun sequence, one region includes:
- the LOC117928025 gene encoding 14 kDa proline-rich protein DC2.15-like, whose amino-acid sequence MASKALATTALLLALNLLFFTLVSSTSVPCPPPPKPKHHHKKPPAKAVCPKDTLKLGVCADLLNDLLHAVVGTPPKSPCCSLIGGLADLEAAVCLCTAIKANVLGIKLNVPVSLSLLLNYCGKKVPTGYQCA is encoded by the coding sequence ATGGCTTCGAAGGCTCTAGCAACCACCGCCCTTCTCCTTGCCCTAAACCTCCTCTTCTTCACTTTGGTCAGCTCCACCTCTGTCCCTTGCCCACCCCCACCAAAACCTAAACACCACCACAAAAAGCCACCGGCCAAGGCTGTTTGCCCCAAGGACACCCTCAAGTTGGGTGTGTGTGCTGACTTGTTGAATGATTTGCTTCACGCTGTTGTTGGAACCCCACCAAAGAGCCCTTGCTGCAGCCTCATTGGGGGTCTGGCTGATCTTGAAGCCGCTGTCTGCCTTTGCACCGCCATTAAAGCTAATGTCTTGGGCATTAAACTAaatgttccagtttcacttaGCTTGCTCTTGAACTACTGCGGCAAGAAGGTCCCAACTGGCTATCAATGCGCATAG